One stretch of Leadbetterella byssophila DSM 17132 DNA includes these proteins:
- a CDS encoding T9SS type B sorting domain-containing protein — MRKCLLIGVMILLGLNASAQLTYVGKSCIQNPNDALPNDGTQGCAENVFLFDHTPGGREWTWDFRYTANSGAAFFIPTAVGSQTISYTVTKADGSQESKSMQVVTSYYPNQPLFENKTSLDTTICGGKKITLDPYKGRSAPAGVTYKWFPNGDTTSTLEVDEPGCYSVEVIDPISGCSRSAKVNVKVCMEQDPSGGGSEKWYFGDGSGIEFDLSYTELPIDSLADEGSLDPQPELEDPIFTPTVPNTINESRAKEASAMVFDKSGQLALYTDGKKVYSGVDDQEIPFVGTNPLQDRAGTQGLALVPKPICSSCDFVNYYLFYVDKNTGLLNYLTIDMRTQDRRGEVIGEPVPVAAEVSDKLNAERSADNLSYFLSVYVPHAGTFQSIGVDSLGLISVLPTVNPPAPNTVSSGYVAVSSSGDQMAHGLVKDGQNVVQIFSRDPATNQTAFIKEINLNVPAPPTIYGLAFSPNGQFLYVSLQGDGTINSQLWQVDINAETGTLIIERPEIFGALALGPKYGAGEKLVYLTIDGQNTIHYFQEPDEPGAASAFTWAPNSAHPGVRVPGTTRLGFPNVVGAEQDQQSDGLEANYVGNCFNQPTRLYTQDVCSPMKNDVEWEVEGKKYKGKEVSHTFSRIGWHDIKMKVRIYRETQAGSTLNNNTGGLTGNLLNDFCTEIEFKGRIYIKPSPNVRIAEPLFVCVEPPYNGKLVQPEVSGGESFTYAWYTGAGVLLGPPNHDPYEKDQLFYTAQNFIFEVTNNYNCMVSRNIKLEQGCEPIIEIPTAITPDGQGPIENETLKVIHHFIERPVLQIFNRWGEQVYETDDLTKEWDGSFKGKIYSPQLYAYVLKYYARDFPHLGEQKKVGSVLVLTQ; from the coding sequence ATGAGGAAGTGTTTACTTATTGGGGTGATGATTTTGCTGGGACTAAATGCCTCTGCACAGCTTACCTATGTAGGTAAATCCTGCATACAAAACCCCAATGATGCCTTACCGAATGACGGAACTCAAGGATGTGCAGAGAATGTCTTCCTGTTTGACCATACCCCCGGTGGTAGAGAATGGACTTGGGATTTTCGATATACCGCTAACTCCGGTGCAGCATTTTTTATTCCCACGGCCGTAGGCTCTCAAACCATTTCTTACACGGTTACAAAAGCAGATGGCTCTCAGGAGAGCAAGAGTATGCAAGTGGTCACTTCCTATTACCCTAATCAACCTCTATTTGAAAATAAAACCAGCCTAGATACCACCATTTGTGGTGGAAAGAAAATTACTCTTGATCCGTACAAAGGAAGATCAGCTCCCGCAGGAGTAACTTATAAGTGGTTTCCTAACGGAGATACTACCTCTACACTAGAGGTTGACGAGCCAGGATGTTATAGTGTAGAAGTGATAGACCCTATTAGTGGATGTTCAAGGTCTGCGAAGGTAAATGTAAAGGTTTGTATGGAACAGGATCCCTCTGGTGGAGGATCTGAGAAATGGTATTTTGGAGATGGGTCCGGAATAGAATTTGACCTAAGCTATACCGAACTTCCCATTGACTCCTTAGCTGATGAAGGCAGTTTAGATCCTCAACCTGAGCTTGAAGATCCTATTTTTACACCTACTGTACCCAATACCATCAATGAATCACGCGCCAAAGAAGCTTCTGCCATGGTCTTTGATAAGTCCGGACAGCTAGCCCTATACACAGATGGCAAAAAGGTTTATTCCGGTGTTGATGACCAGGAAATACCCTTTGTAGGAACAAATCCCCTACAAGATAGGGCCGGAACCCAGGGATTGGCCTTGGTCCCCAAACCCATCTGTTCTTCCTGTGATTTTGTGAATTATTATCTCTTCTATGTAGACAAAAATACGGGCTTACTGAACTATCTCACCATAGACATGAGAACCCAGGATAGAAGAGGCGAGGTCATAGGAGAACCTGTTCCGGTGGCAGCAGAAGTATCAGACAAACTAAACGCCGAAAGAAGTGCAGATAACCTGAGCTATTTCCTTTCTGTATACGTACCTCACGCGGGAACATTCCAGTCCATAGGTGTAGATTCTCTGGGCTTGATTTCCGTCTTGCCCACTGTAAATCCTCCGGCTCCAAATACGGTTTCTTCGGGCTACGTGGCTGTATCCTCCTCAGGTGACCAAATGGCGCACGGTCTAGTTAAAGACGGACAAAATGTAGTGCAAATATTCAGTAGAGATCCGGCAACTAACCAGACAGCATTTATCAAAGAAATTAACCTAAATGTGCCGGCACCACCTACCATTTACGGCTTAGCTTTTAGTCCTAATGGCCAATTCCTTTATGTCAGCTTACAAGGTGACGGAACGATCAATTCTCAATTATGGCAAGTGGACATAAATGCGGAAACCGGCACATTAATTATAGAAAGACCTGAGATTTTCGGGGCTCTTGCCCTAGGACCAAAATATGGGGCAGGAGAAAAACTGGTCTATTTAACCATAGACGGACAAAACACCATCCATTATTTCCAGGAACCGGATGAACCCGGAGCTGCCTCTGCCTTTACTTGGGCTCCCAATAGTGCACACCCCGGGGTACGAGTACCTGGCACCACACGTCTAGGGTTTCCTAATGTAGTTGGTGCTGAGCAAGACCAACAAAGCGATGGACTTGAAGCAAATTACGTAGGGAATTGTTTTAATCAGCCTACCCGCCTCTATACTCAAGACGTGTGTAGTCCTATGAAAAATGATGTGGAGTGGGAAGTAGAAGGGAAAAAATATAAGGGCAAAGAAGTTTCACATACCTTTTCAAGGATAGGATGGCATGACATCAAAATGAAAGTGCGCATCTATAGAGAGACTCAAGCCGGAAGCACTTTAAACAATAATACAGGAGGCCTAACGGGGAATCTTCTTAATGACTTTTGTACAGAAATAGAATTTAAAGGTAGAATCTATATCAAACCTTCTCCAAATGTGCGTATAGCTGAACCCCTTTTTGTATGTGTTGAACCTCCCTATAACGGCAAATTAGTTCAACCTGAAGTATCTGGAGGGGAATCCTTTACCTATGCATGGTATACAGGAGCTGGAGTTCTATTAGGTCCTCCAAATCACGATCCCTACGAAAAAGATCAGTTATTTTACACTGCCCAAAACTTTATATTTGAAGTTACTAACAATTACAACTGCATGGTATCTCGTAATATAAAGTTAGAACAAGGCTGTGAACCTATTATAGAAATACCTACAGCCATCACACCTGATGGACAAGGACCTATTGAAAATGAAACGCTGAAGGTCATTCATCACTTCATAGAACGACCTGTACTTCAAATCTTTAACAGATGGGGAGAACAGGTATATGAAACAGATGATCTAACCAAAGAATGGGATGGATCCTTTAAAGGAAAAATCTATTCACCTCAACTATATGCATATGTACTCAAATACTATGCACGTGATTTCCCGCATTTGGGCGAACAGAAGAAAGTTGGGTCAGTATTAGTTTTGACCCAATAA
- a CDS encoding PorP/SprF family type IX secretion system membrane protein → MKRWCFFFMILVHTVSGQDPQFTQFYAAPMYHNPAFTGSAYAPRVMMNYRNQWPSLNANFITTLFTVDHYLEKANSGIGLSLLSDKQGYNLTNTEVRLLYSYELNINRDNAIRFGVSGGYSFRGLQTNGLIFGDQLANNGQVTGGSADPVIRDRTTSINTLDVGAGILYFNPKYFLGVSANHLTEPQLSFYSGNNGQIPALPRQYVVHGGYNFDLSYLITDSYSEREVTITPTFLYKKQGPYSQLDLGAYVTYTPLTIGLQYRGIPLTKAFNNFPNQDAISGVIGVRYENFSFGYSYDLTVSGLGTRSGGSHEISIAYQLPHVEVDRRPKHKIRRKALSCPKF, encoded by the coding sequence ATGAAAAGATGGTGTTTCTTTTTTATGATACTGGTGCATACGGTAAGTGGGCAGGATCCCCAGTTTACCCAGTTTTATGCAGCCCCTATGTATCATAACCCTGCATTTACCGGTTCTGCGTACGCTCCCAGGGTGATGATGAACTACAGGAATCAATGGCCCTCTCTTAATGCTAACTTCATTACCACTCTTTTTACTGTAGATCATTATTTGGAAAAGGCCAATAGTGGTATAGGGCTTTCATTACTTTCTGATAAACAAGGGTATAATTTAACCAATACGGAAGTTCGCTTGCTGTATTCCTATGAATTGAATATCAACAGAGATAATGCCATACGTTTTGGTGTGAGCGGAGGGTATTCCTTTAGAGGTTTACAAACCAATGGGTTGATTTTTGGAGATCAATTAGCTAATAATGGTCAAGTGACAGGCGGTTCTGCCGATCCGGTAATCCGCGATAGAACTACCTCCATAAACACCTTAGATGTAGGGGCGGGGATATTATACTTTAATCCTAAATATTTCTTGGGAGTATCTGCCAATCACCTCACGGAACCTCAGCTAAGTTTTTACAGCGGGAACAATGGACAAATTCCTGCTTTACCAAGGCAGTACGTGGTGCACGGAGGATACAATTTTGATTTGAGTTATTTGATAACAGATAGTTATTCTGAAAGAGAAGTGACTATTACACCCACATTTTTATACAAGAAGCAAGGTCCTTATTCTCAATTGGATCTTGGAGCATACGTCACCTACACACCTTTAACTATAGGATTACAATACAGGGGTATACCATTGACAAAGGCCTTTAATAACTTCCCCAATCAAGATGCCATCTCAGGGGTGATTGGTGTAAGGTATGAGAATTTTTCATTTGGGTATAGCTACGATCTTACCGTTTCAGGATTGGGGACTCGATCAGGAGGTTCACATGAGATTTCCATTGCCTACCAATTGCCTCATGTGGAAGTAGATCGCAGACCTAAGCATAAGATCAGACGAAAAGCATTGTCTTGTCCTAAATTTTAA
- a CDS encoding protein-disulfide reductase DsbD family protein: protein MRFFVALLFISFASFGQGILKPTEWSYSIKPKSAKVGDEVDIIFNAKIQQGWKIYAAESDPDAGPMNLEFAFSKLQGLQLVGRPKPAKPAKKFYEEVWEADVLVYYNEATYIQKAKITGTDVKLHAALRFQTCQDDGVCIPGDEEYDISFKAEPGVEVKDVEKEEVSDTVATPEVVASLDTISAEPLQVLTDIPEAPDNKSGGMWQFLLVAFGAGFASIFMPCIYPIMPMTVSFFTKQKGGKFKAIFYGISIMVIFALMGLITMALGASFLNALSTHWIPNLIFFLLFIAFGFALLGAFEIVLPHGAVNKIDRLGDKGGLIGIFFMALTLVVVSFSCTVPFVGSLLIGAAGGEVLKPLYGMLAFGLPFALVFGGLAMFPQLLKNLPKSGGWLNELKAVFGFMEFALALKFLSNIDLAYHWNLIHRNVFLVIWILVAVIIGLYILGFIRLSKDEKVEKYGALRVFFAVVFFGIAGYMLPGVTNKPLSALSGILPPLPTQTSSAVAPKPELMRALPHGLWGFNEIEDALAHSAEVGKPVLIDFTGYACANCRKMEENVWSKPDILKSLSEDFVIASLYVDDKKELPVERQYVSTYDNKLKATIGAKNLDFQMSKYNSNAQPYYIIVDAKGEMITPPVAYTSYEEFKAFLERGKKN from the coding sequence ATGAGATTTTTTGTTGCCCTACTTTTCATCAGTTTTGCAAGTTTTGGCCAAGGTATACTTAAACCTACTGAATGGTCATATTCCATAAAACCTAAATCTGCGAAAGTAGGTGATGAAGTAGATATCATATTTAATGCTAAGATTCAGCAGGGATGGAAGATTTATGCGGCGGAGTCAGATCCGGACGCTGGTCCTATGAATCTGGAGTTCGCATTTAGTAAATTGCAGGGACTTCAATTAGTAGGAAGGCCAAAGCCTGCCAAGCCTGCAAAGAAGTTTTACGAAGAAGTCTGGGAAGCAGACGTACTGGTCTATTACAATGAAGCTACTTATATTCAAAAGGCAAAGATTACGGGTACGGATGTAAAATTGCATGCAGCTTTAAGGTTCCAAACCTGCCAAGACGATGGCGTATGTATACCGGGAGATGAGGAATACGATATTTCATTTAAAGCAGAGCCTGGAGTAGAAGTCAAGGACGTAGAAAAGGAGGAAGTTTCTGATACGGTAGCTACCCCAGAAGTAGTTGCAAGTTTAGATACCATTTCTGCTGAGCCTTTACAGGTTTTAACGGATATACCCGAAGCACCGGATAATAAAAGTGGGGGAATGTGGCAGTTTTTATTGGTAGCCTTCGGTGCCGGATTTGCCTCCATCTTTATGCCTTGTATCTACCCTATTATGCCTATGACGGTAAGTTTCTTTACCAAGCAGAAAGGGGGTAAGTTTAAGGCTATTTTTTATGGAATCTCCATCATGGTCATTTTTGCCCTCATGGGTTTGATCACCATGGCCTTGGGAGCTTCCTTCCTGAACGCTCTAAGTACACATTGGATTCCTAATTTGATTTTCTTCTTATTGTTCATTGCCTTCGGATTTGCGCTTTTAGGGGCATTTGAGATTGTATTACCTCATGGAGCGGTAAATAAGATTGACAGATTAGGAGATAAAGGAGGATTAATAGGGATCTTCTTCATGGCATTGACTTTAGTGGTTGTGTCCTTCAGTTGTACAGTACCTTTTGTGGGTTCCTTGCTGATTGGTGCAGCGGGTGGAGAGGTACTGAAACCGTTATATGGAATGCTGGCTTTTGGTTTGCCATTTGCATTGGTATTTGGAGGTTTAGCTATGTTTCCTCAGTTGTTGAAGAACCTTCCCAAGTCCGGAGGGTGGCTCAATGAACTTAAAGCTGTGTTTGGCTTTATGGAATTTGCGCTTGCTTTGAAATTCCTTAGCAATATAGATTTGGCATATCACTGGAATTTGATCCATAGAAATGTTTTCCTAGTGATCTGGATTTTGGTAGCCGTGATCATTGGCTTATATATACTAGGATTCATTCGTTTGTCGAAAGACGAAAAGGTGGAGAAATATGGTGCATTACGCGTATTTTTCGCTGTGGTATTCTTTGGGATAGCAGGATATATGCTTCCTGGTGTAACGAATAAGCCCTTATCTGCATTATCTGGAATCTTGCCTCCATTGCCTACTCAGACCAGTAGTGCAGTTGCACCTAAACCGGAGTTGATGAGAGCATTGCCTCATGGTCTTTGGGGCTTTAATGAAATTGAAGACGCATTAGCGCATTCTGCTGAAGTAGGTAAGCCCGTTTTGATCGATTTTACGGGATATGCCTGTGCCAATTGTAGGAAAATGGAGGAAAATGTATGGTCTAAGCCAGACATCTTAAAAAGTTTGAGTGAGGACTTCGTGATTGCGTCTCTTTATGTGGATGATAAGAAGGAACTACCTGTAGAGAGGCAATACGTCTCTACGTATGATAATAAATTGAAAGCTACCATAGGTGCTAAAAATCTGGATTTTCAGATGAGCAAGTACAATAGCAATGCTCAGCCTTACTACATTATTGTTGATGCTAAAGGAGAGATGATAACTCCTCCTGTGGCGTACACTAGTTATGAAGAATTTAAGGCATTTTTAGAAAGAGGGAAGAAGAATTAG
- a CDS encoding FUSC family protein, with amino-acid sequence MALVWGYYTHNYKAVFPISIGALFAYFPNIEGSQRHRVIGIILGFAWSFLVLAIHLGLFYTPDWLHFTVMMIFVFITSMLAVYGLRGGNISFGGLFAIVSSYGIHAFGFSNIESLLYVLVGGIIYIILSGISQFFYQSHHIQSMLADCVELTADYFRKLEQQVWDSEDLEADILQIESKLNTFHEVLRSVLLIKDGRLLTSNKIRRQYLIFKEVIDLFETTLAASHDLELAREHFDGTEPLVKPYREFTLLMAAELERLSELLRLNRKFTLNPELQEKLLQAEENLKPLLRSRSKEAHDRLLILRTLIDLKNRQLNRLSVISKHYENLIFTDKMGAQGEAKFITTQDYSYKILLTNLNFDSAIFKHSIRLCVAIGICFLLQNVISDDHASWIIATCIVVLRPNYGLTRSRAFDRIGGTLLGGVITLLIVYITDYRPALLGLAGISMTLGFSYVASRYFLASTYITLAIILLYVAFTGRSFDLILDRVFFTFIGSLIALFVIYFIFPVWEKENIFTAIRKSINANRRYLTAVNRIYETKEAVDTEFKLLRKDAFVKNGNLYEAFQRMKDDPKSKRSLLSNTYALVLLCHSMLKGIAAYSTYIQNHQTTQMSEEFKSVMRYIMDQLRMAANVMEGIGNNVPAEKDPLQALEQLDKYYYNLAKLHESELEDQIHDTDTSAKLQEGRMILDQVKALKSLAENTYQMSQLVKQLPA; translated from the coding sequence GTGGCATTGGTATGGGGCTACTACACACATAACTACAAGGCCGTTTTTCCCATAAGTATTGGGGCATTATTTGCTTACTTTCCAAATATTGAAGGAAGCCAGAGGCATAGGGTGATAGGCATTATACTTGGTTTTGCCTGGAGTTTTCTCGTTCTAGCTATACATTTAGGTCTTTTTTATACTCCCGACTGGCTTCATTTCACGGTGATGATGATTTTCGTCTTCATCACTTCTATGTTAGCTGTATATGGTCTTCGAGGGGGGAATATTTCCTTTGGGGGATTATTTGCCATAGTATCCAGTTATGGTATTCATGCTTTTGGCTTTTCAAACATAGAAAGTCTGCTCTATGTTTTAGTAGGTGGGATTATTTACATCATTTTGTCAGGAATTAGTCAGTTCTTCTACCAAAGTCATCATATCCAAAGTATGTTGGCAGATTGTGTGGAACTGACGGCGGATTATTTTCGAAAGTTAGAGCAGCAGGTCTGGGATTCAGAGGATTTGGAAGCTGATATCTTACAGATTGAAAGTAAGCTCAATACTTTCCATGAAGTACTGAGGTCAGTGCTGTTGATCAAAGACGGTAGATTATTAACCTCCAATAAGATTCGTAGACAATACCTGATATTCAAGGAGGTTATAGATCTGTTTGAAACTACTCTGGCTGCAAGTCATGACTTGGAGCTAGCCAGAGAGCATTTTGATGGAACAGAACCTTTGGTTAAGCCTTACAGGGAGTTTACCCTTTTGATGGCTGCTGAGCTGGAGAGGCTGAGTGAATTGTTGAGATTGAATAGGAAGTTTACCTTAAATCCAGAACTACAAGAGAAATTATTACAAGCCGAAGAGAATTTAAAACCTCTGCTAAGAAGTAGGTCAAAGGAGGCGCATGACCGTCTTTTGATCTTAAGAACCCTGATAGATTTGAAGAATCGTCAGTTGAACCGTTTGAGTGTGATCAGCAAGCATTATGAAAATCTGATCTTTACGGATAAGATGGGAGCTCAGGGTGAAGCGAAGTTTATCACTACTCAAGATTATTCGTACAAGATTCTTCTCACTAACCTCAATTTTGATTCTGCCATATTTAAACATTCTATACGTTTATGTGTGGCCATAGGGATTTGTTTCCTTCTGCAGAACGTGATCAGTGATGATCATGCCTCTTGGATCATTGCTACCTGTATTGTGGTGCTTCGACCTAACTATGGATTAACAAGATCTAGGGCGTTTGATAGAATTGGAGGAACTCTGTTAGGAGGGGTCATTACTTTGTTGATAGTTTATATTACAGATTACCGGCCTGCACTTCTGGGATTGGCGGGGATTAGCATGACCTTAGGTTTTTCATATGTAGCAAGCAGATATTTTCTGGCTTCTACCTATATCACTTTGGCCATCATACTCCTATATGTAGCCTTTACAGGAAGGTCTTTTGATCTCATACTAGATAGGGTGTTTTTTACCTTCATAGGCTCATTGATTGCTTTATTTGTGATCTATTTCATATTTCCAGTCTGGGAGAAGGAAAACATATTTACGGCTATAAGGAAATCCATCAATGCGAACCGAAGGTACTTAACGGCCGTGAATAGGATTTATGAGACGAAAGAGGCAGTGGATACTGAATTTAAGTTGCTCAGAAAAGATGCCTTTGTGAAGAACGGCAACTTGTACGAAGCTTTTCAAAGGATGAAGGATGATCCCAAGTCAAAGCGAAGTTTATTGAGTAATACTTATGCATTGGTTTTGCTTTGTCATTCTATGTTAAAAGGAATTGCTGCGTACTCTACATATATTCAAAATCATCAAACTACACAGATGTCTGAAGAGTTTAAATCTGTGATGCGTTATATCATGGATCAATTACGTATGGCAGCGAATGTCATGGAAGGGATTGGTAATAATGTGCCGGCTGAAAAGGATCCTCTTCAAGCTTTGGAACAATTGGATAAGTATTATTACAATTTGGCAAAGCTCCACGAGTCAGAATTAGAGGATCAGATTCATGATACGGACACCAGTGCAAAACTACAAGAAGGCAGGATGATTTTAGATCAGGTAAAGGCTCTGAAGAGTTTGGCAGAGAATACCTATCAGATGAGTCAGTTGGTAAAGCAATTACCAGCCTAA
- a CDS encoding LytR/AlgR family response regulator transcription factor, producing the protein MKIKTLIIDDEELARTLIKKFLEDQNDIEIIGEAADGFEGLKLIQNLQPDLLFLDIQMPKLTGLEMLELLPKPPVTIFSTAYDQYAIEAFEKNAVDYLLKPYSKDRLLKALDKAKEKWQRNESPKIPEIPLKDAGSRRVVIKNGTKIEMIPYQDIHYIETYGDYVWIHTESGKYLKQRTMKEFENVLGADFLRVHRSYLVNTSCIQKLELYEKSSYLLVLKSGGKLAVSKTGYKLLKDHLGW; encoded by the coding sequence ATGAAAATTAAAACCCTAATTATAGATGACGAAGAACTAGCTAGAACTTTAATTAAAAAGTTCCTAGAAGATCAGAACGATATTGAGATAATTGGCGAAGCCGCTGATGGATTTGAAGGTTTAAAACTGATCCAAAATCTTCAGCCAGACCTCCTTTTCCTGGACATTCAAATGCCGAAACTTACAGGACTGGAGATGTTGGAATTATTACCCAAGCCTCCTGTTACCATCTTCTCGACCGCCTATGATCAATACGCCATTGAAGCCTTTGAAAAGAATGCAGTAGACTACCTATTAAAACCCTATTCTAAAGATCGCCTTCTTAAGGCTTTGGACAAAGCAAAAGAAAAATGGCAAAGAAATGAAAGTCCTAAGATTCCTGAAATACCATTGAAAGATGCAGGATCAAGAAGAGTAGTCATAAAAAATGGCACTAAAATAGAAATGATCCCTTATCAGGACATTCACTACATAGAGACTTATGGAGATTACGTGTGGATACACACTGAATCCGGGAAGTACCTCAAACAAAGAACCATGAAAGAATTCGAGAACGTACTTGGAGCAGACTTTCTAAGAGTACATCGCTCATACTTGGTCAACACGTCCTGTATTCAGAAATTGGAGCTGTATGAGAAATCATCCTATCTACTGGTGCTAAAAAGTGGGGGTAAACTGGCAGTAAGTAAAACAGGGTACAAACTATTAAAGGATCATTTAGGCTGGTAA
- a CDS encoding sensor histidine kinase, with amino-acid sequence MEHPILKDRNRMLIYFSLWIAVAVFQFVFLRADFPSHPFLIGFSSLFQNLFLGTILLSGWYGLRYLRWETQKPIQFIANHLMYMVIFSFLWITICNIFDRIVLDDILLDYKIRIRPLRNILCLFSYLLFVAFMYLDSYYTSFQEKMDNERRLQEIVKEAELNLLKTQMNPHFIFNSLNSISSLTLLNPEKAQEMIIRLSDFLRYTVSSTKIQKVTLKKELEMCKAYLDIEKIRFGNKIILQIKESEGTEDYLIPAMILQTLFENALKHGIYNSLKPETLFFSTDLVDNRLLIKIENTFDPESQIKKGTGTGLKNVRDRLDLLYDKNALMDTEILENCFKVTLNLPAQTHEN; translated from the coding sequence ATGGAACATCCCATTTTGAAAGACAGAAACCGAATGCTCATCTACTTCTCCTTGTGGATAGCGGTGGCTGTCTTTCAATTTGTTTTTCTCAGAGCTGATTTCCCTAGTCATCCTTTCCTGATAGGCTTCAGTTCTTTGTTCCAAAATTTATTCCTAGGCACTATTCTTCTAAGTGGGTGGTATGGATTAAGATATCTTAGATGGGAAACGCAGAAACCTATTCAGTTCATAGCAAATCACCTAATGTATATGGTCATCTTCAGCTTCCTTTGGATAACCATCTGCAATATCTTTGATCGAATTGTTCTAGATGATATCCTTCTGGATTACAAAATACGAATTAGACCCCTAAGAAATATTCTCTGCTTATTTTCTTATCTTCTTTTCGTGGCCTTTATGTATCTGGATTCCTACTACACCTCCTTTCAGGAAAAAATGGATAATGAGAGAAGACTACAGGAAATAGTAAAAGAAGCTGAACTCAACCTCTTGAAGACCCAAATGAATCCGCATTTCATCTTCAATAGCCTCAATTCCATCAGCTCCCTAACCCTGCTGAATCCGGAAAAGGCCCAGGAGATGATCATTCGCCTTTCAGATTTTTTAAGGTATACCGTATCTTCTACAAAGATCCAGAAGGTGACCTTAAAGAAAGAACTTGAAATGTGTAAAGCATACTTAGATATAGAAAAGATAAGATTCGGAAATAAGATCATTTTGCAGATCAAAGAATCAGAAGGGACTGAAGATTATCTCATTCCGGCCATGATTTTACAAACCCTATTTGAAAACGCCTTGAAACATGGAATATACAACTCTCTTAAACCGGAGACACTATTCTTTTCTACAGATTTAGTAGATAACCGACTGCTCATTAAGATTGAAAACACCTTTGATCCGGAGTCCCAAATAAAAAAAGGAACAGGTACCGGGTTAAAAAATGTGCGTGACCGCCTAGACCTACTCTACGATAAAAACGCGTTAATGGACACAGAAATCTTAGAGAATTGCTTTAAAGTAACCTTAAATCTCCCTGCTCAAACTCATGAAAATTAA
- a CDS encoding LiaI-LiaF-like domain-containing protein, with translation MKSQSNATYFWALIFIAGGGIFLMRNFGLLDFNIPVKIISWRLIPLIIGINALLKKDYFSGIIGVAVSIIFYIPDFLSPEEKQQYYKLWPLLLVGIGAAILSQKFFPNSCKNYGPTYDDYDQNTISESNFLAGSSKKMFTKGFKGGNINCVMGGSEIDLTEAELADNAVLKVFILMGGVGLKVPKEWNVKFDLLPILGGAEDKITKYPENTVKTDKTLVISGNVVMGGVEIKRV, from the coding sequence ATGAAAAGCCAAAGCAATGCTACCTACTTCTGGGCCTTAATTTTCATAGCTGGAGGAGGAATCTTCTTAATGAGAAATTTTGGTCTTCTGGATTTTAACATTCCGGTTAAAATCATCAGTTGGAGATTAATTCCCTTGATCATCGGGATCAACGCTCTTTTAAAGAAAGACTACTTTTCAGGCATAATAGGTGTGGCTGTGTCCATAATATTCTACATTCCTGATTTCCTTAGCCCTGAAGAAAAACAACAATATTATAAGCTATGGCCTTTGCTTTTAGTGGGAATAGGAGCCGCTATCTTATCTCAGAAATTCTTCCCTAATTCCTGCAAAAATTACGGTCCAACTTACGATGATTATGACCAAAATACCATTTCTGAATCCAACTTCCTGGCGGGTTCATCAAAGAAGATGTTCACTAAAGGCTTTAAAGGTGGTAATATCAACTGTGTAATGGGTGGATCTGAAATTGACTTAACAGAAGCTGAACTTGCAGATAATGCAGTACTTAAAGTATTCATCCTTATGGGTGGAGTAGGATTAAAAGTTCCAAAAGAATGGAACGTAAAATTTGATCTACTTCCTATATTAGGTGGTGCAGAAGACAAGATCACTAAGTACCCTGAAAACACAGTAAAAACAGACAAAACCCTTGTGATCAGTGGTAATGTGGTAATGGGTGGTGTAGAAATCAAAAGAGTTTAA